The Pseudomonas cucumis sequence GTTTTGTGCTGCCGGGGCGAGCGGGGTGGTGGTTGGCGGTGCTCGCGCTGGTGTTCGGATTTCCGGCGCTGGCGTTGTACAACACCACGTTAGCGGTGTTTGCGGTGGTGATTGCTGCTTTGCGTCTGGTCCGGGCTTCTCGTAGCGCCTGATAAAAAAGATCGCAGCCTGCGGCAGCTCCTACAGGGAAACGCATATCCCGTGTAGGAGCTGCCGCAGGCTGCGATCTTTTGATCTTGCTTTGTTGATCAGCCCTTGCGAACCCGCAAACTGCGCCACAACGCAGCCACCATCAACACACTCACCAGTGCCCAACCCCAGGCCTGCTGGTTCTGCAAACCTTCTTGATACAGCTGTGGCGCAATGCCGGCGCCGATAATGAAGGTCAGCAGGGCAATTTCCCGGCGCGGTACGCTGACCGGTCGGCACAGGTACACCAGCGCCGGCAGGATGAACGCGACACTCGGGAAGCTGCGATAACGCGGGTCGAACACCAGCTCCAGCATCATCACCGCCGTGGCAAAACCTGCCGCTGCCAGCCACCAGCCGGCACGACGTTCCAGTGCATTGAAGGCGCGTCCACGCCACCCGGTACGAGCGCTCAAGGTCAGCGCGGCATGCGCCAGAACCAACAGATTCAACCCCGTCAGCAAGGCGACCCATAGCCATTCACTGGCAAACCGGGTGGTGACACGAGCCAGATCGCCCCAGGCGCCAATCGAACAGGCCGCCAACGCGCCGAGCAGTGGCAGAACCAACGCCGCGCGGGTGCTGCGAATGCGACCGCCGAGGATCAGTGTGCCGATGAAGATCAAGCCACCCACCATCAGCCATTGCGACCAGTACGGTACGTTCGAGACTGGCCCGGCGAGCACGCCCTTGTCCTGGCGATTGGCGTCGAACAGACCCCAGTAACCCCCGACCGCACCTTCGCTGGCGCGTTTCCAAGGCTGGTCGAATGCCTCGATCAGGTTGTAATGCCAGCCTTGCTGCTCGGCCATGGCGACAAAACCGCGAATGAACTTGGATTCGTTGACCCGGCTCGGCAAGGCGGTTTCGCGCTGACGGCCTTCGCTCGGCCAGCCGGTTTCGCCAATCATCACGTCTTTAGGCGCAAATTTGTTGCCGAACACCTGACGCACTTCGGCTACATGCTGCAGGGCAGCGTCGATGTTCGACGGATCGTCCTCCCAGTACGGCAGCAGATGGATGGTCAGGAAGTCCACCGCCGGAGCGATTTCCGGGTGCTTGAGCCAGAACTCCCAGACGTCGGCATAGGTCACCGGTTGTTTGACCTGACTTTTGACTTTATTGATCAGCATCGCCAACTGCGCGCCGGTGACTTCCTTGCGCAACAGGGTTTCGTTACCTACGATCACCGAGGTCACGACATCGGCATTGGCATTGGCCGAGGCGATCAGCAGGTCGACTTCCTTGGCGGTGTCCACCGGGTTGCTGTTGACCCAGGCGCCGATCATCAGTTTCAAGCCGTGCTTGCGTGCCAGATCGGGCAGGGCCTCGAGGCCTGTCATGGAATAGGTGCGGATGCATTCGAAACGGGTTGCCAGCAGTGCGAGATCGGCGTCCATGCGCTCGGGGCGCAGTTTGAACGGCACATCGAACGGCGATTGGTCTTTGTCGAACGGGGTGTAGGAGGCGCATTGCAGCTTGTGCGTTGCGCTGGCCACGTCCGGCAGGATCACCGGTTTGCCGAGGCCATACCAGAAGCCGCCGAGGGCAAACAGCCCCAATAGGCAGGCGAAGAGATAAGCAAAAAAAGGAAAGCGTGATGTTGCGGGCATGGTCAGGCCGTCTGGGAGCAAAGCCGGGCATGTTACCTGCATTTGTCCCGTGCTTGGTGGCCTGCATGATTTTGACATGCAAAGTTCGGGCGGGGTTGGCGCGCGTACTTTCGCGGGACGCAATTAATGGCCTTCTGATGTCGTTTCTCGATGCTTTGAGGTCGCTGGCAGAGCAGGTCTTCATTGCCGTCAGGTTGATGATCGCAACGTCAGTACTCCGCTGATGTTCGAACGAGTTTGCGGTGAGGCGTGATGGGGGCGCTGTGCACCATAACAATACGTTGAGCGACTCGACATCCGTCGGGAGCAGCACTTTCGGGGAAGTAACGATGAAGATGCGACGACTCTTGGGAGCAGGTGCCGCTTTGGTGCTGGCCATCAGTTCTACTGTGGCCAGCGCTGAAGGCAAGGCGGTAACGATCGGTTATGTCGATGGCTGGTCGGACAGCGTCGCCACGACCAACGTGGCTGCAGAAGTAATCAGGCAGAAACTCGGTTATGACGTGAAACTGCAAGCCGTTGCCACCGGGATCATGTGGCAGGGTGTAGCCACCGGTAAACTCGACGCCATGCTGTCGGCGTGGTTGCCCGTGACTCACGGTGAATACTGGACCAAGAACAAGGATCAGGTCGTCGATTACGGCCCGAACTTCAAGGATGCGAAAATCGGCCTGATCGTGCCGGAATACGTCAAGGCCAAGTCCATCGAGGATCTGAAAACCGACGACAGCTTCAAAAATCGCATCGTTGGCATCGACGCCGGTTCAGGCGTGATGCTCAAGACCGATCAGGCGATCAAGGATTACGGCCTGGACAACTACACCCTCAAGGCCAGTTCCGGCGCCGGCATGATTGCCGAGCTGACCCGTGCCGAGAAGAAAAATGAATCCATTGCCGTCACCGGTTGGGTGCCGCACTGGATGTTCGCCAAGTGGAAACTGCGTTTCCTGGAAGATCCGAAAGGCGTTTACGGTGCGGCTGAAACCGTGAACAGCATTGGCAGCAAAGGCCTGGACGCCAAAGCGCCGGAAGTTGCGAAGTTCTTGAAGAACTTCCAGTGGGCGTCGAAAGACGAAATCGGCGAGGTCATGTTGGCGATTCAAGAGGGCGCCAAGCCTGAAGCCGCGGCGAAGGATTGGGTGGCCAAACACCCGGATCGCGTTGCCGACTGGATCAAATGATTTGAGTTAAAGCGTCTAGTCAGCACCTCTCAAGGCCCCTTGGCACACATGCCAAGGGGCCTTTTGTTTTTTTATGTGTTTAATGCCTGTCATGTCGTTCTAATACTAAGGTCGTCTGGAACCTGTCCGGCAGCCGCATAGAGTGGATACCGTTCCAACTAAATCTGTGCTGCGAGGATAAAAACAATGAACGACAGCATTTACCTCTCGATTCAAAACAGCTCGCGCTTCAAAGAGCTGGTCAGCAAGAGAGAACGATTCGCCTGGATTCTTTCAGCGATCATGCTTGGGCTGTACTCCGGATTCATCCTTTTAATTGCTTACGGGCCGCATATTCTGGGCGCGAAAATCAGCCCTGAGTCATCGATTACCTGGGGCATTCCGATTGGTGTCGGGCTGATTGTTTCGGCCTTTATCCTGACGGGTATCTACGTGCGACGCGCCAATGGCGAATTCGACGACTTGAACAATGCGATTCTCAAGGAGGCTCAGCAATGATCCGGCGTCTAATGGCTCTATTGAGCATCGCAGCTTTTGCACCTGGCGCCTGGGCGGCTGAAGCTTTGACGGGTGCAGTGCAGAAACAACCGCTCAACGTTTCCGCGATCCTGATGTTCGTGGCATTCGTGGGGGCGACCCTGTGCATCACTTACTGGGCCTCCAAGAAAAACAACTCGGCCGCCGACTACTATGCGGCGGGCGGCAAGATCACCGGTTTCCAGAACGGCTTGGCGATTGCCGGTGACTACATGTCCGCGGCGTCCTTCCTGGGTATTTCCGCCCTGGTGTTCACCTCTGGCTACGATGGCCTGATCTACTCGATCGGCTTCCTGGTGGGCTGGCCGATCATTCTGTTCCTGATCGCCGAGCGCCTGCGTAACCTGGGCAAGTACACCTTTGCCGACGTGGCGTCCTATCGCCTCGGGCAAACCCAGATCCGTTCGCTGTCGGCCTGCGGTTCGCTGGTGGTGGTGGCGTTCTACCTGATCGCGCAAATGGTGGGTGCCGGCAAGCTGATTCAGCTGCTGTTCGGTCTCGACTATCACGTTGCGGTTATCCTGGTCGGTATCCTGATGTGCATGTACGTGCTGTTCGGCGGCATGCTGGCGACCACTTGGGTGCAGATCATCAAGGCGGTGCTGTTGCTGTCCGGTGCCTCGTTCATGGCGCTGATGGTGATGAAGCACGTCAACTTCGACTTTAACGCGCTGTTCTCCGAGGCGATCAAGGTTCACCCTAAAGGTGAGGCGATCATGAGCCCGGGCGGCCTGGTGAAAGATCCGATCTCGGCGTTCTCCCTCGGCCTGGCGCTGATGTTCGGTACCGCTGGCCTGCCGCACATTCTGATGCGCTTCTTCACTGTGAGTGACGCTAAAGAAGCGCGTAAAAGCGTGCTGTATGCAACCGGCTTCATTGGC is a genomic window containing:
- a CDS encoding glycoside hydrolase family 17 protein is translated as MQVTCPALLPDGLTMPATSRFPFFAYLFACLLGLFALGGFWYGLGKPVILPDVASATHKLQCASYTPFDKDQSPFDVPFKLRPERMDADLALLATRFECIRTYSMTGLEALPDLARKHGLKLMIGAWVNSNPVDTAKEVDLLIASANANADVVTSVIVGNETLLRKEVTGAQLAMLINKVKSQVKQPVTYADVWEFWLKHPEIAPAVDFLTIHLLPYWEDDPSNIDAALQHVAEVRQVFGNKFAPKDVMIGETGWPSEGRQRETALPSRVNESKFIRGFVAMAEQQGWHYNLIEAFDQPWKRASEGAVGGYWGLFDANRQDKGVLAGPVSNVPYWSQWLMVGGLIFIGTLILGGRIRSTRAALVLPLLGALAACSIGAWGDLARVTTRFASEWLWVALLTGLNLLVLAHAALTLSARTGWRGRAFNALERRAGWWLAAAGFATAVMMLELVFDPRYRSFPSVAFILPALVYLCRPVSVPRREIALLTFIIGAGIAPQLYQEGLQNQQAWGWALVSVLMVAALWRSLRVRKG
- a CDS encoding glycine betaine ABC transporter substrate-binding protein; its protein translation is MKMRRLLGAGAALVLAISSTVASAEGKAVTIGYVDGWSDSVATTNVAAEVIRQKLGYDVKLQAVATGIMWQGVATGKLDAMLSAWLPVTHGEYWTKNKDQVVDYGPNFKDAKIGLIVPEYVKAKSIEDLKTDDSFKNRIVGIDAGSGVMLKTDQAIKDYGLDNYTLKASSGAGMIAELTRAEKKNESIAVTGWVPHWMFAKWKLRFLEDPKGVYGAAETVNSIGSKGLDAKAPEVAKFLKNFQWASKDEIGEVMLAIQEGAKPEAAAKDWVAKHPDRVADWIK
- a CDS encoding DUF485 domain-containing protein, with the protein product MNDSIYLSIQNSSRFKELVSKRERFAWILSAIMLGLYSGFILLIAYGPHILGAKISPESSITWGIPIGVGLIVSAFILTGIYVRRANGEFDDLNNAILKEAQQ
- a CDS encoding cation acetate symporter; the protein is MIRRLMALLSIAAFAPGAWAAEALTGAVQKQPLNVSAILMFVAFVGATLCITYWASKKNNSAADYYAAGGKITGFQNGLAIAGDYMSAASFLGISALVFTSGYDGLIYSIGFLVGWPIILFLIAERLRNLGKYTFADVASYRLGQTQIRSLSACGSLVVVAFYLIAQMVGAGKLIQLLFGLDYHVAVILVGILMCMYVLFGGMLATTWVQIIKAVLLLSGASFMALMVMKHVNFDFNALFSEAIKVHPKGEAIMSPGGLVKDPISAFSLGLALMFGTAGLPHILMRFFTVSDAKEARKSVLYATGFIGYFYILTFIIGFGAILLVSTNPAFKDAAGALMGGNNMAAVHLANAVGGSIFLGFISAVAFATILAVVAGLTLAGASAVSHDLYASVIKKGKANEKDEIRVSKITTIALAVLAIGLGILFEKQNIAFMVGLAFSIAASCNFPVLLLSMYWKKLTTRGAMIGGWLGLVSAVGLMVLGPTIWVQILGHEKAIFPYEYPALFSMAIAFVGIWFFSITDKSAEGVNERALFFPQFVRSQTGLGASGAVSH